ACAAAATGGTAAAGGTGTCAAGCTGTTGAAAAATGCAGCGCAAGGGGCTGGGGTAGAGATGAATCAGAGAAGGCGCGATCGCGGAATGCGTCCCCGTCCGGTTCGAGCAGTGGTAATTGGCTTTCCTAATGTCGGTAAATCGGCTCTGATTAACCGTTTGGTGCGCCGTAAAGCGGTGAAAAGCGCCCGACGTGCGGGGGTGACTAAACAATTGCAATGGGTGCGGATCTCGGACGAAATTGAGCTACTGGATGCACCGGGTGTAATTCCGGGAAGGTTGGATAATCAAAAAGATGCGGTAAAGTTAGCTATTTGCGATGATATTGGCGAAGCAGCTTATGATAATCAAAGAGTAGCCGCAGCCTTGGTAGATTTACTGGGAGATTTAGATTTTGCTGACGTATTAAAGTCTCGTTACGGTCAGGAATTAGGCTTACTTACAGGAGAAGAATATATTTATAATTTAGCTTATGTTCGCTACAAAGGTGATGTGGAAAGAGTTGCCGTTTTGTTATTAAATGATTTTCGTAAGGGTTTAATGGGTAATATTCCTTTAGAATTTCCTCCTGAGTGAATAATGTAGTTTGATTTCTCGCTCGATCTAAAAACTTGTTTAAGTTAATTTTTTTCAGTAGTAGCTTCAGCTAACTGCATTACGGTATCGAAGCGATAATTATTGACTAAATCTTCTAAAGCGGCAACCAAATGAACATTTTCAGCAGGAATTTCTTGAATAAGTTGTAAAAGCAATCGATCGTCGCATTTACAAGCAGTATTATATAAATTTTCTCTCCATTCTTGAGGCATAACGGTTA
This sequence is a window from Oscillatoria salina IIICB1. Protein-coding genes within it:
- the ylqF gene encoding ribosome biogenesis GTPase YlqF; protein product: MTSPPIQWYPGHIAKAEKQLKEQIKRVDVVLEVLDARIPLASHHPQVAEWVGSKTRLLVLNRVDMIPEGMQQDWRDWFKAQGETLYFTDAQNGKGVKLLKNAAQGAGVEMNQRRRDRGMRPRPVRAVVIGFPNVGKSALINRLVRRKAVKSARRAGVTKQLQWVRISDEIELLDAPGVIPGRLDNQKDAVKLAICDDIGEAAYDNQRVAAALVDLLGDLDFADVLKSRYGQELGLLTGEEYIYNLAYVRYKGDVERVAVLLLNDFRKGLMGNIPLEFPPE